In Sphaeramia orbicularis chromosome 5, fSphaOr1.1, whole genome shotgun sequence, a genomic segment contains:
- the g0s2 gene encoding G0/G1 switch protein 2, with protein METMQELIPFAKEMLSQKPARGLLKVYLVGSVFAVLGTVIGLVQTVCQPFMSDEPMDAELVLALARDQRTVQTLRLEEEEEEEEEEAAAPVHQDGATAQTTTLSKTPGLNQRSSGKRLHAS; from the coding sequence ATGGAGACGATGCAGGAGCTGATCCCCTTTGCCAAAGAGATGCTGAGTCAGAAACCAGCTCGGGGTCTCCTGAAGGTCTACCTTGTCGGGTCTGTGTTTGCAGTGCTTGGTACAGTCATCGGCCTGGTCCAAACCGTGTGTCAGCCCTTCATGTCTGATGAACCCATGGATGCAGAGCTGGTCCTCGCGTTGGCCCGGGACCAGAGGACTGTTCAGACCCtgagactggaggaggaggaagaggaggaggaggaagaggcggCGGCACCAGTCCATCAGGACGGGGCCACAGCCCAGACCACAACCCTGTCCAAGACACCGGGACTCAACCAGAGGAGCAGCGGCAAACGGCTGCACGCCTCCTAA